From a single Calothrix sp. NIES-2098 genomic region:
- a CDS encoding cobyrinic acid a,c-diamide synthase: MPKIVVILNGKGGVGKTTTAVNLAANFALEKKVILIDADIQGSASWWFGRNQNAMGFDLSQEINPKLLGDLTKLTGYDLVVVDTPPALRSEALATVVAIADYLVLPTPPAAMDLAVLVETVRKAVTPVGVPHRVLLTKVDTRSLGEAVEAQNTLMGLGIPAFKTFIRAYKAHERAALEGVPITQWRGKHAREAESDYRRVANELQLDWRK, encoded by the coding sequence GTGCCAAAGATCGTCGTTATACTCAACGGTAAAGGAGGCGTCGGTAAAACGACTACCGCAGTCAATCTGGCTGCAAACTTTGCCTTAGAAAAAAAGGTGATTTTGATTGACGCAGATATTCAAGGATCTGCCAGTTGGTGGTTTGGGCGCAATCAGAATGCTATGGGATTCGATCTATCTCAAGAAATCAATCCAAAACTTTTAGGTGATTTAACAAAGCTAACAGGTTACGATTTAGTAGTAGTGGATACGCCTCCGGCGCTGCGCTCTGAAGCATTGGCGACGGTAGTAGCGATCGCAGATTATCTGGTTTTACCTACACCCCCAGCCGCAATGGATCTAGCTGTCCTAGTTGAGACAGTCAGAAAAGCTGTCACTCCTGTGGGTGTTCCCCATCGAGTGTTACTAACCAAAGTTGACACGCGCAGTTTGGGGGAAGCAGTTGAGGCACAAAACACTCTCATGGGATTAGGAATTCCTGCTTTTAAAACCTTTATTCGTGCCTATAAAGCGCACGAACGAGCAGCACTTGAGGGTGTACCAATTACTCAATGGCGAGGAAAACACGCACGCGAAGCGGAATCTGACTATCGCCGTGTAGCCAATGAATTACAGCTTGACTGGAGGAAATAA